In Zingiber officinale cultivar Zhangliang chromosome 6A, Zo_v1.1, whole genome shotgun sequence, a single genomic region encodes these proteins:
- the LOC121994786 gene encoding uncharacterized protein LOC121994786 has product MVRTIRRRLSEAQDRQKSYADRRRRPLEFAVGDHVFLRISPTKGVKRFGLKGKLAPRYIGPFQILERIGAVAYRLVLPPSLSGVHDVFHVSMLRKYIPHPSHILTGVSVVLQPNISYEEIPVRILDRKERRLRNKTIRLVKVGWRHHSDEEATWELEDKMRASYPHLFTEEVVWRFQPPQLDEVDSSTGSVIISDD; this is encoded by the exons ATGGTTCGTACTATCAGGCGCAggttgtcagaggctcaggatcggcagaagagttatgcggatcGTAGACGGAGACCGTTAGAATTTGctgttggtgatcatgtattcttaCGAATATCCCCTACGAAAGGAGTAAAAAGGTTTGGATTGAAGGGTAAGTTAGCACCTCGCTATATTGGACCCTTCCAGATTCTCGAGAGGATAGGTGCGGTAGCGTATCGGCTAGTGCTACCACCATCACTTTCTGGGGTGCATGATGtcttccatgtatctatgctgaggaaatACATACCGCACCCTTCGCATATTCTCACAGGTGTATCAGTTGTACTTCAGCCAAATAtatcttatgaggagattccagttCGGATTTTGGACCGCAAAGAGCGtcggttgcggaacaagacaattcGACTGGTCAAGGTCGGATGGCGGCACCATTCAgatgaagaagccacttgggagttggaagATAAGATGCGGGCTAGTTACCCACACCTGTTTACTGAAG AGGTTGTGTGGCGATTCCAGCCACCACAGCTTGATGAGGTCGATTCCTCCACCGGATCTGTGATCATCTCCGACGATTGA